The proteins below come from a single Parageobacillus toebii NBRC 107807 genomic window:
- a CDS encoding 2-dehydropantoate 2-reductase, with protein sequence MKIGIVGGGAIGLLIAAYLSNEYEVTVYTRRSAQAQRLMNEGLRFVKRGETKRISLQAMTFTEANINDDLVFITVKQYDIATIINHRNLFDQVKTVVFLQNGMGHIKLLSPLMEKNIIVGIVEHGALKHDDRTVEHTGIGKIVLASLYGTFGQAVNLSAKSISDFPFEFANNWENMLVKKLIVNAAINPLTALLRIKNGDLLKVKPYYEMMKLLFSEFKQVLPIEDEQKAWEHIVSVCQKTAENYSSMLMDISQNRKTEIDAILGYVLEKGKELGITLPLSQFLFYAIKGLEEGGTKNE encoded by the coding sequence GTGAAAATTGGAATTGTTGGCGGCGGAGCCATTGGTCTATTAATCGCTGCTTATTTAAGTAATGAATATGAAGTCACTGTTTATACAAGACGTTCAGCACAAGCACAACGATTAATGAACGAAGGATTGCGGTTTGTGAAACGCGGAGAAACAAAGCGTATTTCACTTCAAGCCATGACATTTACGGAAGCGAACATTAACGATGATCTTGTTTTTATAACGGTGAAGCAGTATGATATTGCAACGATTATCAATCACCGAAACCTGTTTGATCAGGTGAAAACGGTTGTTTTTCTACAAAACGGGATGGGGCATATTAAGTTGCTTTCTCCACTCATGGAAAAAAATATTATTGTTGGAATTGTCGAGCACGGTGCACTCAAACATGATGATCGTACGGTAGAACATACAGGAATTGGAAAGATTGTGCTTGCAAGCTTGTATGGCACATTTGGACAAGCCGTAAATTTATCGGCAAAGAGCATCTCTGATTTTCCATTTGAATTTGCTAATAATTGGGAGAATATGTTAGTGAAAAAATTGATCGTGAATGCAGCCATTAATCCGTTGACAGCGCTTTTACGCATCAAAAACGGAGATTTGCTTAAAGTGAAACCATATTATGAAATGATGAAATTGTTGTTTTCCGAATTTAAGCAAGTGTTGCCGATCGAAGACGAACAAAAGGCATGGGAACATATTGTGAGTGTTTGTCAAAAGACAGCAGAAAATTATTCATCAATGTTAATGGACATTTCCCAAAACCGAAAAACAGAGATTGATGCCATTTTAGGCTATGTTTTAGAAAAAGGGAAAGAACTCGGGATTACGTTGCCGCTCTCACAATTTTTATTTTATGCCATAAAGGGGTTGGAAGAAGGGGGGACGAAAAATGAATGA
- a CDS encoding YceD family protein: MKWTVHQLHQFHHKEIVIDEYVDVSDLKEIDKLIRDISPVHVQGRADIGSTKFTFHLQVSGTMVLPCSRTLVDVSYPFSIETTETFFMNDYDVVSTDEDTHLVKDETVDLLPIIKELILLEIPLQIFAEEETVQDGAPQSGEGWEVIKEERWEAMAEEQAKQKIDPRLAALAKFFDKDKKE, translated from the coding sequence ATGAAATGGACAGTCCATCAGCTTCATCAGTTTCATCATAAAGAAATCGTTATTGATGAATATGTTGATGTCTCTGATTTAAAAGAGATTGATAAACTGATCCGCGATATTTCGCCTGTGCATGTACAGGGAAGGGCAGATATCGGTTCGACAAAATTTACGTTTCACTTGCAAGTGTCGGGAACGATGGTACTGCCTTGTTCGCGGACGTTGGTCGACGTTTCGTATCCATTTTCGATCGAAACGACGGAAACATTTTTTATGAATGATTATGATGTAGTATCGACAGATGAAGATACGCATCTAGTGAAAGACGAAACAGTAGATTTGTTACCGATTATCAAAGAACTTATTCTTTTGGAAATTCCGTTGCAAATATTTGCGGAAGAAGAAACGGTGCAGGACGGGGCTCCACAGTCTGGAGAAGGCTGGGAAGTCATTAAAGAAGAACGTTGGGAAGCGATGGCAGAAGAACAGGCCAAACAGAAAATCGATCCTCGTCTTGCTGCATTAGCGAAGTTTTTTGATAAAGACAAAAAAGAGTAA
- the rsmD gene encoding 16S rRNA (guanine(966)-N(2))-methyltransferase RsmD yields MRVISGKCKGRRLQAVPGISTRPTTDKVKEAIFNMVGPYFSGGMGLDLFSGSGGLGIEALSRGLDRVIFVDHDAKAVQTVKKNVATCRLLEQAEIYRNDAERALRAIIKRGLRFHLIFLDPPYKEQKLESILSFIDEHELLEKDGAVVVEHSAETHLAEQVGRLVKWKHEVYGITAVSIYRYMDVQKGE; encoded by the coding sequence ATGAGGGTAATTTCAGGAAAATGTAAAGGTAGACGTCTGCAAGCGGTTCCAGGAATATCAACAAGACCGACGACAGATAAAGTGAAAGAAGCGATATTTAATATGGTTGGTCCGTATTTTTCCGGCGGGATGGGCCTTGACTTGTTTAGTGGCAGCGGCGGTCTTGGAATTGAAGCATTAAGCCGCGGGCTTGACCGAGTCATTTTTGTAGACCATGACGCAAAAGCGGTGCAAACCGTCAAAAAAAATGTTGCAACGTGTCGACTGTTAGAACAGGCAGAAATATATCGGAATGATGCAGAAAGAGCGTTGAGGGCAATTATAAAACGCGGGCTTCGTTTTCATTTGATTTTTCTTGATCCTCCATATAAAGAACAAAAATTGGAGTCAATCCTTTCGTTTATTGATGAACATGAGCTTCTTGAAAAAGATGGTGCTGTCGTTGTGGAACACTCTGCCGAAACACATCTTGCCGAACAAGTTGGTCGTCTTGTAAAGTGGAAACATGAAGTATATGGAATTACCGCGGTTTCAATCTACCGGTACATGGATGTGCAGAAAGGAGAATAG
- the coaD gene encoding pantetheine-phosphate adenylyltransferase: MASIAVCPGSFDPVTYGHLDIIRRGAKVFDQVYVAVLNNSSKKPLFSVEERIELLREVTRPFPNVIVESFHGLLVDYARSKNASAILRGLRAVSDFEYEMQITSMNRVLDENIETFFMMTNSQYAFLSSSIVKEVAKYNGNISDLVPPVVEEALRKKFASLTSNERNES; the protein is encoded by the coding sequence ATGGCGAGCATTGCGGTTTGCCCAGGAAGCTTTGATCCGGTTACATATGGGCATTTAGATATTATTAGGCGAGGGGCAAAAGTGTTTGATCAAGTGTATGTAGCGGTACTTAATAATTCTTCAAAGAAGCCGTTATTTTCTGTTGAGGAGCGGATAGAACTGTTGCGGGAAGTGACGCGGCCGTTTCCAAATGTGATTGTTGAATCGTTTCACGGCCTGCTTGTCGATTATGCGCGCAGTAAAAATGCGAGTGCGATTTTGCGTGGTTTGCGGGCTGTGTCCGACTTTGAATATGAAATGCAAATCACGTCGATGAACCGTGTTCTTGATGAAAATATTGAGACGTTTTTTATGATGACAAATAGCCAATACGCTTTTTTAAGTTCCAGTATTGTCAAAGAGGTAGCAAAGTATAATGGCAATATTTCCGACTTAGTGCCACCTGTTGTAGAGGAAGCGCTGAGAAAAAAATTTGCTTCCCTTACTTCTAACGAACGTAATGAAAGCTGA
- a CDS encoding DUF7147 family protein, with translation MIQRFIELGEGYSDIYELIELARANRHRLSGLFAFHTVKNGRPVTSCVVVLHPTDPGDFQPLYICREGIPNPRVKPNKRYDLFAQLAKELGMEIIHLEVKPSTFFAELDLYYQHLIGIMRMNRFIPPLQ, from the coding sequence ATGATTCAGCGTTTTATAGAGCTAGGGGAAGGTTATTCAGATATATACGAACTAATTGAACTCGCCAGAGCAAATCGGCATCGTTTGTCTGGACTTTTTGCTTTTCATACGGTGAAAAACGGCCGTCCGGTGACATCGTGTGTTGTCGTTTTGCATCCAACAGATCCAGGGGATTTTCAACCGTTGTATATTTGCCGGGAAGGAATTCCAAATCCGCGTGTGAAACCAAATAAGCGATACGATTTATTTGCCCAACTAGCGAAAGAACTAGGAATGGAGATTATTCATTTAGAAGTGAAGCCTTCGACATTTTTTGCTGAATTAGATTTATACTATCAACACTTAATTGGCATTATGCGGATGAACCGTTTTATCCCTCCGCTCCAATAG
- the bshC gene encoding bacillithiol biosynthesis cysteine-adding enzyme BshC encodes MEVREISLAATTPLATDYINGTFPIEKGFSYSLQAEDVFWRRLDDIKGREYPRRELVEYLRSYHQRFHASSETFYNIEKLLHPESVVVVGGQQAGLLTGPLYTIYKIISIIKLAKEQERKLGVPVVPLFWIAGEDHDIAEVNHVYIAEDRKIKKYVYPDIPQEKRMVSDVPLDHQVCSTWITNIVKTYGETETTNKLLDFLFQCLDQSKTFVDFFASIVLRLFASEGLVVLNAADVPLRAIESSFFTALIECHRKVTDAVLRKQHQLRQLGYKNTLDIQPHCANLFYYDGRQRWLLEHDPQKEVFHSKKGEFVFSKDELIQLAKTKPGHLSNNVVTRPLMQEFLLPTLAFVAGPGEIAYWAELKEAFSIFGFKMPPVIPRVNITIVERSIQTDLAEIGIDIMDVFKGRLEEAKQQWLAQQTRYPLEEMFAKAKAEIEEIHRPLREFGMEIDRGLAGLLTKNATLLQAQIDFLQQTLQRALIRKYEVELRKFSRVEMSLMPNQAPQERIWNIFYYINKYGFNFLEKLLHLNYQWNGMHKIVYI; translated from the coding sequence ATGGAAGTTCGGGAAATTTCTCTGGCTGCTACGACACCGTTAGCAACCGATTACATAAATGGTACTTTTCCGATTGAAAAAGGTTTTTCTTACTCCCTTCAGGCGGAAGATGTATTTTGGAGGCGGCTCGATGATATAAAAGGAAGAGAGTATCCACGCCGCGAACTTGTGGAATATTTACGTTCGTATCATCAGCGATTTCACGCGAGTTCCGAAACATTTTACAATATTGAAAAATTGCTTCATCCTGAAAGTGTAGTAGTAGTAGGCGGGCAACAAGCCGGATTATTGACCGGGCCGCTTTATACGATTTATAAAATTATCTCGATCATCAAGCTTGCTAAAGAGCAAGAAAGAAAATTAGGCGTGCCGGTCGTTCCGCTTTTTTGGATTGCTGGTGAAGACCATGATATTGCCGAAGTAAACCACGTGTACATTGCCGAAGATAGAAAAATTAAGAAATATGTTTACCCTGATATTCCGCAAGAAAAGCGTATGGTATCGGATGTACCATTAGATCATCAAGTTTGTTCCACTTGGATTACTAATATTGTGAAAACATATGGAGAAACAGAAACGACAAATAAGTTGCTTGATTTTCTATTCCAATGTTTAGACCAATCGAAAACGTTCGTTGACTTTTTTGCTTCTATCGTTTTACGTCTATTTGCTTCTGAAGGATTGGTTGTTCTTAATGCAGCCGATGTCCCGTTGCGCGCAATCGAGAGCAGCTTTTTTACTGCTTTGATTGAATGCCATCGCAAAGTGACGGATGCTGTTTTGCGAAAGCAGCATCAGCTTCGGCAGCTCGGATATAAAAATACGTTAGATATTCAGCCACATTGTGCAAACTTGTTTTATTATGATGGGAGACAACGGTGGCTGCTCGAGCATGATCCACAAAAAGAGGTATTTCATAGTAAAAAAGGAGAATTTGTTTTCTCCAAAGATGAATTAATACAACTTGCTAAAACCAAACCTGGCCATTTAAGCAATAATGTCGTGACCCGGCCGCTTATGCAAGAATTTTTGTTGCCGACATTGGCGTTTGTCGCTGGTCCTGGAGAAATTGCATATTGGGCAGAGCTGAAAGAGGCGTTTTCGATATTTGGTTTCAAAATGCCGCCAGTCATCCCGCGTGTCAACATCACTATTGTAGAACGCTCCATTCAAACCGATTTAGCTGAAATCGGGATCGATATCATGGATGTTTTCAAAGGACGGCTAGAAGAAGCGAAACAGCAATGGTTAGCGCAGCAAACTCGTTATCCGCTTGAAGAAATGTTTGCGAAAGCAAAAGCGGAAATCGAAGAAATTCATCGCCCGCTTCGGGAATTTGGAATGGAAATTGATCGCGGATTGGCGGGGTTGTTGACGAAAAATGCAACTCTTCTTCAAGCGCAAATCGATTTTCTTCAGCAAACGTTGCAACGAGCATTAATAAGGAAATATGAGGTGGAGTTGCGAAAATTTTCTCGCGTGGAAATGTCGTTAATGCCGAATCAAGCGCCTCAGGAGCGGATTTGGAATATTTTCTACTACATCAATAAATATGGGTTCAATTTTTTAGAGAAACTTTTACATCTTAATTACCAATGGAACGGCATGCATAAAATTGTATATATATAA
- the ylbJ gene encoding sporulation integral membrane protein YlbJ translates to MKPKAKTVFLASTVTLFALSLICYPQQSLEASIRGLNMWWEVVFPSLLPFFIVSELLISFGVVNLLGVLLEPLMRPLFRVPGVGGFVWAMGMASGYPSGAKLTARLYQEKQISTIEAERLASFTNSSNPLFIFGAVSVGFFHNPNLGIILALSHYIGNICVGMIMRFHGKSQEKGKQKRPSHLFSFPYAFRVLHETRLKNEQPLGKLLGDAVRSSVQTLLMIGGFIILFSVINKLLYMMHITEYISFIFQHILHLFQLPKELSIPMISGLFEITLGSQMISQTDKAELLEKAIATSFILAFGGFSVQAQVASILAEANIRFKPFFIARIMHGCFAACFTYILWKPLYVHPADGNMRVIPTFLIERSPSWINHYWELLHQFGPIITIVFLCLYIWLTAAQWQKKVIE, encoded by the coding sequence ATGAAACCAAAAGCAAAAACCGTCTTTCTCGCTTCAACGGTTACTTTATTTGCACTGTCATTAATTTGCTACCCTCAGCAATCATTAGAAGCATCCATCCGCGGTTTAAATATGTGGTGGGAAGTCGTTTTTCCATCACTATTACCTTTTTTTATCGTTTCTGAATTATTGATTAGCTTCGGTGTCGTTAATTTGCTTGGAGTTTTGTTAGAACCGCTTATGCGGCCGCTTTTTAGAGTTCCTGGCGTCGGCGGTTTCGTTTGGGCAATGGGAATGGCTTCCGGCTATCCATCAGGAGCAAAACTAACTGCACGGCTTTATCAAGAAAAACAAATTTCTACGATCGAAGCAGAACGGTTAGCCTCATTTACTAATTCATCCAACCCATTGTTTATTTTTGGCGCGGTGTCGGTCGGATTTTTTCACAATCCAAATCTTGGCATTATTTTAGCACTTTCCCACTATATAGGAAACATTTGTGTAGGAATGATTATGAGATTCCATGGAAAATCACAAGAAAAAGGAAAGCAAAAACGACCGAGTCATTTGTTTTCTTTTCCTTACGCATTCCGAGTGCTTCATGAAACCCGTCTAAAAAACGAACAGCCGCTTGGAAAATTGTTAGGAGACGCCGTTCGGTCTTCTGTACAAACATTGTTGATGATCGGTGGGTTTATTATTCTCTTTTCTGTCATTAATAAGCTGCTTTACATGATGCATATTACGGAATATATATCCTTTATTTTCCAGCATATTCTTCACTTATTTCAACTTCCAAAAGAACTAAGCATCCCGATGATTTCCGGTCTATTTGAAATTACGCTCGGCAGTCAGATGATTAGCCAAACCGATAAAGCCGAACTGTTGGAAAAAGCCATTGCAACAAGCTTTATTCTTGCTTTTGGCGGATTTTCCGTGCAAGCACAAGTAGCAAGCATCCTCGCTGAAGCAAACATCCGCTTTAAACCATTTTTTATCGCCAGAATCATGCATGGATGTTTTGCCGCATGTTTTACATATATACTATGGAAACCGCTCTACGTCCACCCAGCCGATGGAAATATGCGCGTTATTCCAACATTTTTGATAGAACGCTCACCAAGCTGGATCAACCATTATTGGGAGCTGTTGCATCAATTCGGACCAATCATTACGATCGTCTTTTTATGTCTATATATATGGCTTACTGCTGCTCAATGGCAAAAAAAGGTCATAGAATAA
- a CDS encoding enoyl-CoA hydratase/isomerase family protein: MKVAIVEYDSNGIIWFTIHRPEKRNAINFEVMDKLEETIAMVEKNDDVKMLVITGTGDEAFCSGGDLSKFQHLHTTENAKQMLEKMGTILYSLLTLSKPTVALINGTAIGGGCELASACDFRYAKSGSKIGFIQGKLGITTGWGGATMLFEKLPYTQALDILLRAERISAEKMYEYGWIHAVLPGNNLREECRELLAPYLSQSVSVLRAYKMAAAEKWKSDEFRMRFFAEIRRCSELWGSEEHKRAIQSFLYKS; the protein is encoded by the coding sequence ATGAAAGTAGCTATAGTGGAATATGACAGTAATGGGATTATTTGGTTTACTATTCACCGCCCCGAAAAACGAAACGCGATCAATTTTGAAGTAATGGACAAGCTGGAAGAAACGATTGCGATGGTAGAAAAAAATGATGATGTGAAAATGCTCGTCATTACGGGAACAGGTGATGAAGCGTTTTGTTCAGGAGGGGATTTAAGCAAATTTCAACATTTACATACGACAGAAAATGCAAAACAAATGTTAGAAAAAATGGGGACGATTTTGTATTCATTGCTTACGTTGTCTAAACCAACTGTCGCGCTCATTAACGGCACTGCTATTGGCGGCGGTTGTGAGTTAGCATCAGCATGTGATTTCCGCTATGCGAAATCTGGAAGTAAAATCGGCTTTATTCAAGGAAAACTTGGAATAACGACTGGGTGGGGCGGAGCGACAATGCTTTTTGAAAAACTTCCGTACACTCAAGCGCTTGATATACTTTTGCGTGCAGAAAGAATAAGCGCAGAAAAAATGTACGAGTATGGATGGATACACGCGGTGCTGCCAGGAAACAATTTGCGGGAAGAATGCCGCGAGCTGCTTGCCCCTTATTTATCGCAATCGGTTTCTGTATTGCGTGCATATAAAATGGCGGCTGCAGAAAAGTGGAAAAGCGATGAATTTCGGATGAGATTTTTTGCGGAAATCCGCCGTTGTTCCGAATTATGGGGTTCAGAAGAACATAAAAGAGCTATCCAATCTTTTTTATATAAATCATAA
- a CDS encoding SepM family pheromone-processing serine protease — protein MKKRMYVVAFFFGVIVALLLIFIKFPYYVTMPGTAQDLKPLVHVEHGDDDDEGTFMLTTVKMGRANAISYFLAHVRSFYELYPLEEIKQEGETDEEYTMRQLQLMEQSKEAAIAVAYKKAGKPVSYKAKGVYVMSVLPHMPAEGQLKVGDRIIKIDGKRMDTSEQMVQYIRTKKKGDKVHITFVRGKKEKEATLTLMPFAHNPKQIGIGVSLTTDYDIATNPPVRIDSEQIGGPSAGLMFSLEIYNQLVEEDITKGHKIAGTGTINMNGEVGPIGGISQKIVAADREGAEIFFAPNENGAADSNYREAVKTAKKIGTKMKIVPVDTFDDAIRYLENLK, from the coding sequence ATGAAAAAACGAATGTATGTGGTTGCATTTTTCTTTGGCGTCATCGTAGCATTGCTGCTTATTTTTATTAAATTTCCTTATTACGTTACGATGCCTGGAACTGCGCAAGACTTAAAGCCGCTTGTTCATGTGGAGCATGGGGATGATGATGATGAAGGAACGTTTATGCTAACGACGGTGAAAATGGGACGGGCGAATGCTATTTCCTATTTTCTTGCACATGTTCGCTCCTTTTATGAACTATATCCGTTAGAAGAAATAAAACAAGAAGGGGAAACAGATGAGGAATATACAATGCGTCAGCTTCAGCTTATGGAGCAGTCAAAAGAGGCAGCGATTGCTGTTGCCTATAAAAAAGCGGGGAAACCAGTTTCTTATAAAGCAAAAGGCGTATACGTGATGAGTGTGCTTCCACATATGCCGGCAGAGGGGCAATTAAAAGTTGGCGATCGCATTATTAAAATAGATGGAAAAAGGATGGATACATCGGAACAAATGGTGCAATATATTCGTACAAAGAAAAAGGGAGATAAAGTTCATATTACATTTGTGCGCGGTAAAAAGGAAAAAGAGGCAACTCTTACATTAATGCCATTTGCGCATAATCCAAAACAAATAGGTATAGGGGTTTCGCTTACTACCGATTATGACATTGCTACAAACCCGCCAGTCCGCATTGATTCGGAACAAATCGGCGGGCCATCAGCAGGATTAATGTTTTCGTTAGAAATTTATAATCAACTTGTCGAAGAAGATATTACGAAAGGGCATAAAATTGCCGGTACAGGTACGATTAATATGAATGGCGAAGTCGGACCGATCGGCGGCATCTCGCAAAAAATTGTTGCTGCTGATCGGGAGGGAGCAGAAATTTTCTTTGCACCAAACGAAAATGGGGCAGCAGATTCGAACTATCGAGAAGCAGTGAAAACGGCAAAAAAAATCGGAACAAAAATGAAAATTGTTCCGGTCGATACGTTTGATGATGCGATTCGTTATTTAGAAAATTTAAAATAA
- a CDS encoding YlbG family protein yields MFPKRQGIIVWLHSLKHSKHLRKFGNIHYVSKRLKYAVLYCDMEQVDEMMKKLASLPFVKRVEPSYRPFLKLEFESKGEKEKDSSYPLGYSAE; encoded by the coding sequence ATGTTTCCAAAACGCCAAGGGATTATTGTCTGGTTGCATTCATTAAAGCATAGCAAACATCTGCGCAAATTTGGCAATATTCATTATGTTTCGAAACGGTTAAAATATGCGGTTTTATATTGTGATATGGAGCAAGTCGATGAAATGATGAAAAAGCTTGCTTCCTTGCCGTTTGTAAAGCGGGTCGAACCGTCTTATCGACCATTTTTAAAGCTAGAATTCGAATCAAAAGGGGAAAAAGAAAAAGACTCCTCTTATCCATTAGGATATTCGGCGGAGTAA
- a CDS encoding patatin-like phospholipase family protein has product MFPKIGLALGSGGARGFAHLGVLKVLEEEKIPISYIAGSSIGALVAALYASDLGLERLYKLAKSFRRNDYIDFTIPKMGLIAGKRITEFIRLLTKGKKIEELSIPVAIVATDLQTGQKVVFRRGDVARAVRASISIPGIFVPERVDGRLLVDGGVVDRVPVSVVREMGADIVIAVDVSHVKVDGEITSIFDVILQSIDILQDELVRHRQLASDVMIRPHVEQYSSRAFTHAQEIIAIGEQETRKYVPEIRQAIQNWKEHSR; this is encoded by the coding sequence GTGTTTCCGAAAATTGGGTTAGCGCTAGGTTCTGGAGGGGCGAGAGGTTTCGCGCATCTTGGAGTACTGAAAGTATTGGAAGAGGAGAAAATCCCAATTTCCTACATAGCCGGAAGCAGCATCGGGGCGCTTGTCGCTGCTCTATATGCTAGCGATCTCGGTCTTGAGCGCTTATATAAGTTAGCAAAGTCGTTTCGTCGAAATGACTACATCGATTTTACAATTCCAAAAATGGGGCTAATTGCTGGAAAGCGAATTACCGAATTTATTCGGCTTCTCACAAAAGGGAAAAAAATTGAGGAACTGTCCATCCCGGTGGCAATTGTAGCGACGGATTTACAGACAGGTCAAAAAGTGGTGTTTCGCCGAGGGGATGTTGCCCGCGCCGTACGAGCCAGCATTTCCATTCCCGGTATTTTTGTCCCTGAAAGGGTAGACGGGCGATTGCTTGTAGATGGGGGAGTTGTTGATCGCGTTCCCGTTTCCGTTGTCCGAGAAATGGGTGCGGATATTGTTATTGCAGTCGATGTTTCCCATGTGAAAGTGGACGGAGAAATTACGTCGATATTTGATGTGATTTTACAAAGCATTGATATTCTGCAAGACGAGCTTGTCCGCCATCGTCAACTTGCCTCCGATGTGATGATTCGGCCGCACGTAGAGCAATATAGCTCGCGAGCATTTACTCATGCACAGGAAATTATTGCTATCGGGGAACAGGAAACACGCAAATATGTGCCAGAAATCCGCCAAGCAATTCAAAACTGGAAGGAGCATTCACGCTGA
- a CDS encoding RsfA family transcriptional regulator: MTSVRQDAWTQDEDLLLAEVVLRYIREGGTQLQAFEEVGQLLSRTAAACGFRWNSYVRKQYKEEIELAKKQRKERKKEAAASEERERKRKEEITDKNLTWSDVITFLQTHGQKAHDSQRIADENRALKKDMEQLQQMITKLQAEKEALQKQLFAVQEEYKTLLAIMERARKMAELEEEQERKAPLSEEAVLEKVEKS; this comes from the coding sequence ATGACAAGTGTACGTCAGGATGCTTGGACGCAAGACGAAGATTTGCTATTGGCAGAAGTCGTATTGCGCTATATTCGCGAAGGAGGTACGCAGCTTCAGGCTTTTGAAGAAGTAGGACAGCTTTTGTCACGCACCGCAGCTGCATGTGGCTTTCGATGGAATTCCTATGTTCGAAAGCAGTATAAAGAAGAAATTGAACTAGCGAAAAAACAGAGAAAGGAGAGAAAAAAAGAGGCTGCGGCTAGTGAAGAAAGAGAACGAAAAAGGAAAGAGGAAATAACAGACAAAAACTTGACGTGGTCTGATGTCATCACATTTTTGCAAACACATGGGCAAAAGGCGCATGATTCGCAAAGAATTGCGGATGAAAACCGTGCTTTAAAGAAAGACATGGAGCAATTACAACAAATGATTACAAAACTCCAAGCCGAGAAAGAAGCATTGCAAAAACAGCTATTTGCTGTTCAAGAGGAGTATAAAACATTGCTTGCCATTATGGAACGTGCAAGAAAAATGGCGGAGCTTGAAGAAGAACAAGAACGAAAAGCTCCACTCTCGGAAGAAGCGGTTCTAGAAAAAGTGGAAAAATCGTAA
- the rpmF gene encoding 50S ribosomal protein L32 yields MAVPFRRTSKTRKRLRRTHFKLQVPGMVECPNCGEMKLAHRVCKSCGTYKGREVVNK; encoded by the coding sequence ATGGCAGTACCTTTTAGAAGAACATCAAAAACAAGAAAAAGATTGCGCCGCACTCACTTTAAATTGCAAGTGCCAGGCATGGTAGAATGCCCAAATTGCGGTGAAATGAAATTAGCGCATCGCGTATGCAAATCTTGCGGAACTTACAAAGGAAGAGAAGTTGTTAACAAATAA
- a CDS encoding DUF3397 domain-containing protein, with product MNELFAHLIAAFVTLPLLSFFVVYFFSRKLLKRKRKSFYVAVNVSTLFFIIAVHFLITVLSGKSYLWHIVFFLLIMHMLISIGYWRKKEDFHFSAVFRLFWRANFLLFSSLYFSLLVYGMIVRVSSNL from the coding sequence ATGAATGAGCTGTTTGCGCATCTGATCGCGGCATTCGTTACGCTGCCGTTATTGTCATTTTTCGTCGTTTACTTTTTTTCCCGCAAATTATTAAAAAGAAAACGAAAGTCGTTTTATGTGGCAGTGAATGTTTCGACACTTTTTTTTATTATTGCTGTTCACTTTTTGATTACTGTTCTTTCAGGAAAATCGTATTTATGGCACATTGTCTTCTTTTTACTGATCATGCACATGTTGATTTCGATCGGGTATTGGCGCAAAAAAGAAGATTTTCATTTTTCCGCTGTTTTTCGTTTGTTTTGGCGAGCGAACTTCTTATTGTTTTCCTCGCTTTATTTTAGTCTGCTTGTCTACGGAATGATTGTGAGAGTATCTAGCAATTTATAA